CGTCGTCCATCGCCTCCTCGAAGCGGTTTTTCACCTCGCCGGCGAGGGCGGCGAGTTTCTCCGTCTCCGTTGACCGCGCCGGGGCGGCGCCGCCGTCGAGCGCGCGGCGGCTCTCGTCGAGCCAGCGGCAGACGTTGCGGATCCGGTCGAGGCCGGCCGCCGCCTCCTCGAGGCGCTCGCGGCTGAACTCGGCGTTCGACCGGAAGTGCGTGGAGAGGAGATAGAACCGCACCACCTCGCCGGAAAACTCCTTCGTGATGTCCGCGATCGAGAAGAAGTGCCCCGTCGATTTCGACATCTTCTCGCCCTTGAGGTTGAGAAGCCCGTTGTGCATCCAGTAGCGGACGAAGGGGCTGCCGGTGGCCGCCTCGCTCTGGGCGATCTCGTTCTCGTGATGGGGAAAGATGAGATCGAGCCCCCCGCCGTGCATGTCGAGGGTGTCGCCGAGGTACTTCGTCGACATCACCGAGCACTCGATGTGCCAACCGGGGCGGCCCCGGCCCCAGGGGGAATCCCACGCCGGCTCGCCGGGCTTCGCCCCCTTCCAGAGGGTGAAGTCGAGCGGGTCCTCCTTGCCCTCGCCCGCCTCGATGCGGGCGCCGACCCGGAGCTCGTCGATCCGCCTGCCGGAGAGCTTGCCGTAGCCGCCGAACGTGCGGACGCGGTAGTAGACGTCGCCGCCGGAGGCATAGGCGCAGCCCTTGTCGATGAGACGTTCGACGAAGGAGATGATGTCCCCGATGTGCTCGGTCGCCTTCGGATAGACGTCGGCGGGCAGGATGTTGAGCGTCTCGGCGGCCCGGAAGTACTTCTCGATGTTGCGGCCGGCGACCTCGCCGAACTCGACCCCCTCGTCGTTGGCCCTGGCGATGATCTTGTCGTCGACGTCGGTGAAGTTCTGGACGTAGGTGACGTCGTATCCCTTCCACGCGAGATAGCGGCGGATCATGTCGCCGGCGACGAACGCGAGCATGTGCCCCATGTGCGGCTCGTCCTGGACGGTCATCCCGCAGAAATAGATGCCGACCCTGCCCTCCCGGACCGTTGTGAACTCCTCCTTCTTCTTCGTGTACTCGTTGTAGATCGTCAGTGCCATCCCGGCTCTTCCTCCTCTGTCGCTACGCGAGACCCGCGACCGTCTTCGCGTCGAGCGCACGGACCGTCTCCACGACGAGCCTGACCGCGCTGTCGACGTCGCGGCGAAGGACGATCCCCGCCGCGCTGTGGATGTATCTCGTCGGCACGCCGAGGACGATCGTCGGCACGCCGTCCCGGCTGACCTGCACGCGCCCGCCGTCGGTGCCACCGAGCGGTATCGCGGAAAAATGATAGGGGATCTTCTTCTTCTCCGCCACGGCGATCACGAGATCGCGCAGCCTCGTGTTCGGAATGAGCGAGGCGTCGTAGACGCAGATCGACACGCCCGCCCCGAGCTTTTCCGTGCTCCCCTCGGGCGCGCCCGGCAGATCGCTCGCGATGTTGACGTCGACGGCGACACAGACGTCGGGATCGACGCGGTGCGCGGCGGTCTGCGCCCCGCGGAGGCCGACCTCCTCCTGGACCGTGCCGACGCCGTAGACGGCGTTCACCGGGCGGAAACGGGAGAGGCGGCGAAGCGACTCGACGAGCACGGCGCAGCCGAGGCGGTCGTCCCAGGCCTTGGCCATGTACGTCTTCCCGCCGGCGAGCATGGTGAAGGGCCCCCACGGCACGATCGGATCGCCCGGACGGATCCCGAGGCTCTCCGGCGTCTTCTTCCCCGTGAGCCCGACGTCGACGAAGAGGTCTTTCGTTTTGACGGGCTTGTCGCGCTCCTCCCGCTCCATCATGAAGGGGCTCTTCGACGAAACGACGCCCCGCACGTCGCCGCGCGACGTGCGGACGACGACGGGGAGACCGATCATGCGCGGTTCCCACCACGCGCCGAGCGTGTTGAACCGGATGAAGTTGCCCGTGAAATGGGACACCATGAAGCCGATCTCGTCCATGTGGGCCGCCACCATGACGCGCGGACGCTCCGGCCCCTTTTCGAGACGGGCGATCAGCGAGCCGAGGCGGTCGCGTTCGATCGCGGCCACCCCCTCGAGGTTGCGGGCCATCAAATCGAAGACCTCCCCCTCGTAACCGGGCACGCCGACGGCCTCGACCAGCTCCCGCATCAGGGATTCCATACGGTCCATCGTCAACTCCTGTCTGTGCTGCGCCGCTCGACGGCCATGCGGCAGATCCGCTCGACGAGCTCGTCGAAGCCGATGCCCGCGGCGGCGGCCGCCATCGGCACGAGGCTGAGCTCCGTCATGCCGGGAAGGGTGTTGACCTCGAGGCAGGCGGGCACGCCATCCTCCCTCAGCCGGAAATCGACGCGCGCGTAGTCGCGGCAGCGCAGGGCCCGGAATGCGAGAACGGCCTCGCGCGCGAGACGCCCGGCCGTCTTTGCCGGCAGATCGGCCGGCGCGACGTACCGGCTCGTACCCTTCGTGTACTTTCGCTTGTAATCGTAGAATCCCCCCTCGGGGATGATCTCGACGACGGGGAGGGCCCTTCCGTCGAGTATCGCCACGGTCACCTCTCGTCCGGGCACGTATGCCTCGACGATCGCGTCGTCCCACCGGTGCGCCTCGGCGAGAGCGGCGTCGAGCGCGTCCGGGCCCTCGACGAACGAGAAGCCGACGCTGGATCCCTGCGTGTTCGGCTTGACGACGAGCGGATACCCGATGCGCTCCCGGACGGCCCCGACGAAATCGCCCGCCGCGAGGCCGGCCGGCACGAGGAGATGGTCGGCGGTCGAGACGCCCGCCTCGCGGAAGAGGGCTTTCGACCGGTCCTTGTCCATCGCCAGCGCCGAGCCGAGCACGCCGGTGCCGGCGAAGGGGATTCCCGCCTCCCCGAGCAGCGCCTGAACGGTGCCGTCCTCGCCGCTCCCCCCGTGCAAACCCACGAAGACTGCCTCCGCCTCGAGGATCGCCGGCGAGGAGAGCCACCCGAGGACCTTTCCGGGTTCGAGGGGCGGCGGCGGCGTTCCCGGCGTCTCGTCGATGCGACCGCCGCCCGCCGCGGCCTCGCCGCCGGGAAGGGCCGGATCGACCGCCGCCGCGTCGTGTCCGCGCCTGCGGAGTGCGGCGAGCACACCCGTGCCGCTCGCGATCGAGACGTCGCGCTCGGGCGATCGCCCGCCGAGAAGCACCGCGATTTTCATGAGGGCCGCCCCTTTCCCCCGCCGTCCGTCGCGGCGGCGTCGAGCGCGCAAAGCACGTCCTCGCGCCCCCTGACGGCGATGACGGCGGCGAGATCCGGCCCGTGCACGGCCCCCGTGAGCGCCGCCCGAAGGGGCATGAAGAGATGCCGGCCCTTCGCGCCCACCGCCGCTCCCGCCGATTTCACGGCCGCCGCGATGGCGTCGCGTTCCCACGCGTCGAGTCCGGCGAGGGCATCCCGGACGGCGCGAAGGATCGGCGCCGCGCCGGCGAGCGCCACGCGCGCCTCCTCGTCCAGCTCCGGCGATCCCGGCCGGAAGGGCGCAACCGCGGCGGCGAGCCGGGAGAAGGCGGGGAGCTGCTCCGCGGCGATGTCGAATATCCGCCCGAGCGCCGCGCGGTCGTAGGTCCCGGCGAAGCCGGGCGGGAACCAGGGAAGCGCGTCGTCGAGAAACCGCGCCGCGCCGCCGTCGCGCACGTGCCGCGCGCACACCCACTCCATCTTCACCTCGTCGAAGATGCTCGGGCTCGGCGAGACGCGCTCGAGCGTGAAAACCCGGACGAGCTCCTCCACGGAGAGGATCTCGCGCCCGTCGCCGGGAGACCAGCCGAGGAAGGCGAGGTAGTTGACGATGCCGTCGCGCGGAAAACCGCGCTCTCGGAAATCGGCCACGTTCGGCGCGCCGTGCCGCTTGCTCAGCTTCGAGCGATCGGCCCCGAGGATGAGCGGCAGGTGCGCGAACCGCGGCGCGTCGAGGCCGAGGGACTCGTAGATCACGATCTGCCGGAGGGTGTTGGACAGGTGCTCCTCGCCGCGCACGACGTGGGTGATCTCCATCATGGCGTCGTCGACGGCGGCGGCGAAGTTGTAGGTCGGCATGCCGTTCGAGCGCATGACGACGAAGTCGCCGACCATCCCCGGCGGAAAGACGACCTCGCCGCGGATGATGTCCTCGATCCGCCGCTCCTCTTCGGCGGGAAAGCGGAAACGGACGCTCGCGAGGCGCCCCTCGCCGCGCAGGCGCTCCCGTTCCGCCGCGGTCAGTTGGCTGCAGCTGCCGTCGTACCGCGGGGGCTCGCCCCGGGCGGTCATCTCCTCCCGTTTCCGATCGAGTTCCTCCTCGGTGCAGAAGCAGGGATAGGCCATGTCGGCGGCGAGAAGGCGGTCGACGTGCGTCCGGTAGATCTCCATGCGGTTTGACTGGCGGTAGGGACCCCGGGAGCCGTTTCTGCCCGGCCCCTCGTCCCAGTCGAGCCCGAGCCAGGCGAGGTCCTCGAGCAGCTGCGTCTCCAGGGCGGGGTCGGAGCGTTCGCGGTCCGTGTCCTCGACGCGCACGATGAACCGCCCGCCCTCGTGCCGCGCGAAGAGCCAGTTGAAGAGGGCCGTCCGCGCCCCCCCCATGTGGAGATGCCCGGTCGGACTCGGCGCGAACCGTACCCGCACGTCGCTCACCGTCGCCTCGTTCCTTTTCTCGCCGCGCCCCTCGCGGCGCCGGTCACGTCCTCGCCAGCAGCACCACGGCCCGCGCGGCGATCCCGCGCTCCTCCCCCACCGGGCCGAGCCCCTCGCCGCGCGTCGCCTTCACCGAGACGACGGCCGCGTCGATACCCGCCGCCTCCGCCATCCGCCTCGACATCTCCGCCCGGTGCGGCGCGATGGCCGGCCGCTCGGCGTGGACGATGCAGTCGGCGTTCACGATGCGCCAGCCCCGTTCGGCCGCCATCGCGGCGACCCGGCGGAGCAGTTCGAGGCTCGCGATCCCCGCGAACTCGTCTGTCTCGGGGAAGTGCGCCCCGAGATCCCCGAGGTTCAGCGCCCCGAGGATGGCGTCGCAGAGCGCGTGCACGAGGGCGTCGGCGTCCGAGTGGCCGGCGAGCCCCCGGTCGTGCGGGATCTCGACGCCACCGAGCACGAGGGGGCGCCCCCCGGCGAGCGGGTGGATGTCGTACCCGATCCCGATCCGCAGCGCGTCCTCCGTCATCGCTCCCTTTCCCCGCCGGGAAGCCAAACCGCCGGGGGATGCCCGGCGGCGGCATTCGACGTCGTTTCCCGTCGCCGGCGACCGGTCATTCGCCGGCGGTCGGCATCTCCAGCCTGGCCCCCACGAGAAAGCTCCTGACGATATCGACGTCTTCCTTGTACGTCACCTTGATGTTCCAGCGTTCCCCCTCGACCGCCCGGACGGGGAAACCGGCGGCGAGGACGAGGGAACTCTCGTCGGTCGCCGTCCGTCCCGATTCCTCGGCGGCCTCGAAGGCTTTCCTGAGCACGTCGAGCCGGAAGGCCTGCGGCGTCTGTATCCCGACGACGCGGTCGCGGGGGATGGCGCTCTCGATCGCCTCGTCGCGGATCCTCGCGATCGAGTCCGTAACCTGGAGCACCGGGACGGCGGCCCCGTACTCGCGGGCCGCCTTCACGATCCGCTCGACCATCGGCACGGAGAAGACCGGCCGGCTCGCGTCGTGCACGAGCACGAGATCGGCCTCCCCCACCTCGGCGAGGCCGCGAGCCACCGATTCCTGGCGGGTCTCGCCGCCGGCGTGGACCGAGTATTCGATTTCCTCGAGTTCGGGCGCGAGGGTTTCCCGCGCGCGGTCCTCCATTCCCGAGAGGACCATCACGACGAAGCGCGAAACGCCGCCCCAGGCGGCCACCGCCGCGATCGACCGCGCGAGGAGCGTCCTGCCCTCGATCGGGTAGAAGCTTTTCGGCAGATCCCGGCTGAACCTGATGCCGCGCCCCGCCGCGGGAATGATGCAAACGTTCTTCTCGCCCTGCATTGGCACGTCCCTCTGTCAGAAGATCTCTACCTTGAAGTATCGTTTCGGATTCGCCTTGATGTCGGTGACGAGTTCGTCGAACCCGGCCAGGGCCTCCTCGAGTCGGTCCATCAGCTCGCGGTCGTGGATGAGCGAGCCGAGCGTGCTCTCGTCGTCCTCGAGCCGCGCGGCGATCCCCGCGAGGGCCGCCGTCAGCTCGTTCATCCGATCGACGAGCGCGGGCAGATCGCCGCTCATCTCATCGATGGAGACGACGATGCTGTCCATGCGTTCGGCGTTCCGCTCGACGAAATCCTCCATGCGCTCGCTCGAGCGCCGGAAGGAGGCGATCCCCCGCTCGAACTCGGGAGCGTTCACGTCCAGCGTCCGGCGCAGCTCGCCGGTGATCGCGGCGAGATTGGCGATCGTCGAGTCGAGCCGCTCCCCCTTCGTCAGCACGCCGGTGATCTCGTGGATGTCGCGCGCGAGCAGCGTGAGATCCTCGAGCAGGATGCCCATGTGCGCGAGGGCCTCGGAGATCCCCGGGTCGTAGACGCCCTGGAGCACCGCCCCCGGCTCGACGTGGACATCGGATTCGCCGAGGATGATCGAGACGACGCGCTCGCCCATGATCCCGACCGTCTGCAGCACGACGCGGGAATCGTCCGGGATGCCGTCCACGTCGCGGAGCTTCATCGTCACCAGGACGTCGCGGTCGCGCAGCTCCACGCGCTTCACCTCGCCGCGCTCCACGCCGTTCACGTTCACCACGTCGCCGGGGTCGATCCCGCCGACCATCGGGAAGACGGCGTGGAGATCCCACGTCGTCCTGCCGATCTTGAACCCCTGGAACCACATCAGTCCCACGGTGAGGACGAGGATGGCGAGAAAGATCGTGAATCCGACGCGCAACTCGAGTCGCCTGTAGGTCATTCGACGCTCCCCCGGCTTCCGTCAGACCGCCTTGATCGGGCCTTCGGCGGTCCCCTCGATGAACTGTCTCACGATCGGATCCCGCGTCTCGCGGGTCTCCCCGGGCGTCCCGCTGAAGATGATCCGTCCGCCGTGCAGCATGGCGATGCGGTCGCCGACCTTGTACGCGCTCTTGATATCGTGCGTGACGACGACCGACGTGATGTTCAACTCCCGCTCGAGCCCCCTGATCAGTTCGTTGATGACGTCCGACATGATCGGATCGAGGCCCGTGGTCGGCTCGTCGTAGAGGACCACGTCGGGATTCATCACCACCGCCCGCGCGAGACCCACCCGCTTCTTCATCCCCCCGCTCAGCTCGGCCGGCATGGTGTCGTGGATCCCGGTCAGCCCGACGAGCCGCAGCTTCTCGCAGACGATGCGCTGGATCTCCTCTTCCCCGAGATCGGTGTGCTTCCTGAGCGGCAGCCCCACGTTCTCCCCGACCGTCATCGAATCGAAGAGGGCCGCGCCCTGGAAGAGCATACCAAAGCGCATGCGCATTTCAAATATCTTTCTCCGCGAGAAATGCGTTATGTCGTTGTCCTCGAAAAAGATGGTGCCTTCGTCGGGGCGAAGCAGCCCCGTGATGTGCTTGAGCAGGACGCTCTTGCCGCAGCCGCTCCGCCCGATCACGACGAGGGTCCGGCAACGCTCGATGTCGAGATCGAGACGGTCGAGCACGCGCGTGCCCTTGAAGGTCTTCGAGATCCCCCGCAGGCGGATGATCGGGTCGTCGCATTCCCAGTGCACCGTCTCACCTCCCCTATTCCGGGGCGAACAGGACCCGGAATATCAGCGTCGCAAGCAGGTAGTTGGAGACGAGGATGAGCAGGCAGGAGGAGACGACGGCCCGCATCGTCGAGATCCCGACCCCCTCGGCGCCTCCCCGCGTGGCGAATCCGTTGTAGCAGCCCATCAGGGCGATGATGAAGCCGAAGACGAAGGTCTTCATCAGCCCGCCCACGACGTCCTGGTACCGGAAGAGGAGCTTGAGCCCGTTGGCGAACATCGCGTACCCGACGCCCATCGAGATCTTCGAGACGACCATCCCCCCGACGATGGCGAGCAGGTCGGAGAAGATCGTGAGAACGGGCAGCATGATCGTCGCCGCCACCATGCGCGGGAGGACGAGATACTCGATCGGGTCGATGGCGATCATCTCCATCGCGTCGATCTGCTCGGTGACCTTCATCGTGCCGAGCTCGGCGGCGATCGCCGCGCTCACCCGCCCGCCCACCACGAGGGCGGTGAGGACGGGGCCGAGTTCGAGCGTGACCGTCTTGCCCACGACGGCGCCAACGTAGTGGAGGGGGATGTAGCCGTGGAACTGGTAGGCCGCCTGGACGGCCGTGACGGCGCCGACGAACAGCGAGGTGACGACGACGAGCGGGATCGAGCCGATGCCGATCTTCTCCATCTGGTCGAAGGTGTTGCGCATGTTGCGGAAGAGCTTCGGGACCGACTGCACCAGCTGCCAGAAGAGGATCGAGATGCCACCGATCTCTTCGACGAACCCGAGGAAGAACCTGCCGAGCATCGCGAGCAGTCTCATCCGGTCACCTCCGCGGCCCCGCGGGGCCGTCGGTCAGGTCTCGAAGTACTCGTCGCCGCCGCCCCCGCCGGCGCCCACCGGCGCGGCGAGCGACCGGAACCGCGTATACTGCTTCTCGAAGAGCAGGTTGACCGTGCCGGTCGGACCGTTCCGCTGCTTGCCGATGATGAGCTCGGCGATCCCCTCCTTCTCGGGGTCGCCCGGGTCGTAGAACTCCGGCCGGTAGAGGAAGAGGACGAGATCGGCGTCCTGCTCGATCGCGCCGGACTCGCGGAGGTCGGAGAGCATCGGGCGCTTGTCGCCGCCGCGCGACTCGACGGCGCGGCTGAGCTGCGAGAGGGCGAGGACGGGGATGTCGAGCTCCTTCGCGAGCGCCTTGAGGGAGCGGGAGATCGAGGAGATCTCCTGCTGCCGGTTCTCCGACCGCTCGCTCGCCCGGGCGAGCTGGAGATAATCGACGACGACCATCGCCAGGTCGTGCTCGGCCTTGAGCCGCCGCGCGCGCGCCCGCATGTCGAGGGTCGTGATCGCCGGGGCGTCGTCGATGAAGATGGGCGCCTCGGAGAGGAGCCCGGCGGCGTTCGTCAGCCGCTCGATGTCCTTGGCCGAGGTGAAGCCGCGGCGGACCTTCTGCGCGTCGACCTGCGCCTCGGCGCAGAGGAGACGCTGGACGAGGAGCTCGCGGGACATTTCCAGGCTGAAGATCGCCACGGGCTTGCGGTCGACGAGGGAGACGTGCTGCGCGACGTTCAGGGCGAAGCTCGTCTTCCCCATCGACGGCCGCCCCGCGATGATGACGAAGTCGCTCTGGTGGAAGCCGGCCGTGTACTTGTCGAGGTCGAGGAACCCGCTCGAGATCCCCGTGACGCTCTCGCGCGTCTCGTGGATGCGCTGGATCTCCTC
The Candidatus Krumholzibacteriota bacterium DNA segment above includes these coding regions:
- a CDS encoding ABC transporter ATP-binding protein; translated protein: MIRLRGISKTFKGTRVLDRLDLDIERCRTLVVIGRSGCGKSVLLKHITGLLRPDEGTIFFEDNDITHFSRRKIFEMRMRFGMLFQGAALFDSMTVGENVGLPLRKHTDLGEEEIQRIVCEKLRLVGLTGIHDTMPAELSGGMKKRVGLARAVVMNPDVVLYDEPTTGLDPIMSDVINELIRGLERELNITSVVVTHDIKSAYKVGDRIAMLHGGRIIFSGTPGETRETRDPIVRQFIEGTAEGPIKAV
- a CDS encoding MCE family protein, with protein sequence MTYRRLELRVGFTIFLAILVLTVGLMWFQGFKIGRTTWDLHAVFPMVGGIDPGDVVNVNGVERGEVKRVELRDRDVLVTMKLRDVDGIPDDSRVVLQTVGIMGERVVSIILGESDVHVEPGAVLQGVYDPGISEALAHMGILLEDLTLLARDIHEITGVLTKGERLDSTIANLAAITGELRRTLDVNAPEFERGIASFRRSSERMEDFVERNAERMDSIVVSIDEMSGDLPALVDRMNELTAALAGIAARLEDDESTLGSLIHDRELMDRLEEALAGFDELVTDIKANPKRYFKVEIF
- a CDS encoding glutamate--tRNA ligase, translated to MSDVRVRFAPSPTGHLHMGGARTALFNWLFARHEGGRFIVRVEDTDRERSDPALETQLLEDLAWLGLDWDEGPGRNGSRGPYRQSNRMEIYRTHVDRLLAADMAYPCFCTEEELDRKREEMTARGEPPRYDGSCSQLTAAERERLRGEGRLASVRFRFPAEEERRIEDIIRGEVVFPPGMVGDFVVMRSNGMPTYNFAAAVDDAMMEITHVVRGEEHLSNTLRQIVIYESLGLDAPRFAHLPLILGADRSKLSKRHGAPNVADFRERGFPRDGIVNYLAFLGWSPGDGREILSVEELVRVFTLERVSPSPSIFDEVKMEWVCARHVRDGGAARFLDDALPWFPPGFAGTYDRAALGRIFDIAAEQLPAFSRLAAAVAPFRPGSPELDEEARVALAGAAPILRAVRDALAGLDAWERDAIAAAVKSAGAAVGAKGRHLFMPLRAALTGAVHGPDLAAVIAVRGREDVLCALDAAATDGGGKGRPS
- a CDS encoding ABC transporter permease; its protein translation is MLGRFFLGFVEEIGGISILFWQLVQSVPKLFRNMRNTFDQMEKIGIGSIPLVVVTSLFVGAVTAVQAAYQFHGYIPLHYVGAVVGKTVTLELGPVLTALVVGGRVSAAIAAELGTMKVTEQIDAMEMIAIDPIEYLVLPRMVAATIMLPVLTIFSDLLAIVGGMVVSKISMGVGYAMFANGLKLLFRYQDVVGGLMKTFVFGFIIALMGCYNGFATRGGAEGVGISTMRAVVSSCLLILVSNYLLATLIFRVLFAPE
- a CDS encoding D-alanine--D-alanine ligase codes for the protein MKIAVLLGGRSPERDVSIASGTGVLAALRRRGHDAAAVDPALPGGEAAAGGGRIDETPGTPPPPLEPGKVLGWLSSPAILEAEAVFVGLHGGSGEDGTVQALLGEAGIPFAGTGVLGSALAMDKDRSKALFREAGVSTADHLLVPAGLAAGDFVGAVRERIGYPLVVKPNTQGSSVGFSFVEGPDALDAALAEAHRWDDAIVEAYVPGREVTVAILDGRALPVVEIIPEGGFYDYKRKYTKGTSRYVAPADLPAKTAGRLAREAVLAFRALRCRDYARVDFRLREDGVPACLEVNTLPGMTELSLVPMAAAAAGIGFDELVERICRMAVERRSTDRS
- a CDS encoding M42 family metallopeptidase — protein: MDRMESLMRELVEAVGVPGYEGEVFDLMARNLEGVAAIERDRLGSLIARLEKGPERPRVMVAAHMDEIGFMVSHFTGNFIRFNTLGAWWEPRMIGLPVVVRTSRGDVRGVVSSKSPFMMEREERDKPVKTKDLFVDVGLTGKKTPESLGIRPGDPIVPWGPFTMLAGGKTYMAKAWDDRLGCAVLVESLRRLSRFRPVNAVYGVGTVQEEVGLRGAQTAAHRVDPDVCVAVDVNIASDLPGAPEGSTEKLGAGVSICVYDASLIPNTRLRDLVIAVAEKKKIPYHFSAIPLGGTDGGRVQVSRDGVPTIVLGVPTRYIHSAAGIVLRRDVDSAVRLVVETVRALDAKTVAGLA
- the dnaB gene encoding replicative DNA helicase — its product is MAKTTGQTAPDAVIDRVPPQAVDAERAVLGGILLEQEAATRAIEILPPEAFYRPAHGRVYRAMIALFMRREPIDAMTLSEELRRAGDLDAIGGPGALTELVDSVPTAANIEYYANIVLEKHILRQLIRASTEIAGECYRAGEPADTILDEAEQKIFRISENRVTSGFTHIKEILKERFEEIQRIHETRESVTGISSGFLDLDKYTAGFHQSDFVIIAGRPSMGKTSFALNVAQHVSLVDRKPVAIFSLEMSRELLVQRLLCAEAQVDAQKVRRGFTSAKDIERLTNAAGLLSEAPIFIDDAPAITTLDMRARARRLKAEHDLAMVVVDYLQLARASERSENRQQEISSISRSLKALAKELDIPVLALSQLSRAVESRGGDKRPMLSDLRESGAIEQDADLVLFLYRPEFYDPGDPEKEGIAELIIGKQRNGPTGTVNLLFEKQYTRFRSLAAPVGAGGGGGDEYFET
- a CDS encoding cysteine--tRNA ligase, with product MALTIYNEYTKKKEEFTTVREGRVGIYFCGMTVQDEPHMGHMLAFVAGDMIRRYLAWKGYDVTYVQNFTDVDDKIIARANDEGVEFGEVAGRNIEKYFRAAETLNILPADVYPKATEHIGDIISFVERLIDKGCAYASGGDVYYRVRTFGGYGKLSGRRIDELRVGARIEAGEGKEDPLDFTLWKGAKPGEPAWDSPWGRGRPGWHIECSVMSTKYLGDTLDMHGGGLDLIFPHHENEIAQSEAATGSPFVRYWMHNGLLNLKGEKMSKSTGHFFSIADITKEFSGEVVRFYLLSTHFRSNAEFSRERLEEAAAGLDRIRNVCRWLDESRRALDGGAAPARSTETEKLAALAGEVKNRFEEAMDDDFNSAEAIGHVFRLVRELNRFRGEGALLADRGAIDELLGAMTVFDRILGLFRGGLPAAGAEIPGEVAQLAEERVAARAAKNWAEADRLRDEIAALGWIVEDRPDGYALKPGE
- a CDS encoding 2-C-methyl-D-erythritol 2,4-cyclodiphosphate synthase; the encoded protein is MTEDALRIGIGYDIHPLAGGRPLVLGGVEIPHDRGLAGHSDADALVHALCDAILGALNLGDLGAHFPETDEFAGIASLELLRRVAAMAAERGWRIVNADCIVHAERPAIAPHRAEMSRRMAEAAGIDAAVVSVKATRGEGLGPVGEERGIAARAVVLLART
- the ispD gene encoding 2-C-methyl-D-erythritol 4-phosphate cytidylyltransferase — its product is MQGEKNVCIIPAAGRGIRFSRDLPKSFYPIEGRTLLARSIAAVAAWGGVSRFVVMVLSGMEDRARETLAPELEEIEYSVHAGGETRQESVARGLAEVGEADLVLVHDASRPVFSVPMVERIVKAAREYGAAVPVLQVTDSIARIRDEAIESAIPRDRVVGIQTPQAFRLDVLRKAFEAAEESGRTATDESSLVLAAGFPVRAVEGERWNIKVTYKEDVDIVRSFLVGARLEMPTAGE